In one Sphingobium sp. MI1205 genomic region, the following are encoded:
- a CDS encoding cytochrome ubiquinol oxidase subunit I — protein sequence MDMAVIELSRLQFALTALYHFLFVPLTLGLSFMLVIMESIYVMTGREIWRTVTRFWGKLFGINFVLGVATGITMEFQFGTNWSYFSHYVGDIFGAPLAIEGLMAFFLEATFVGLMFFGWDKLSKLGHLLTTFMVALGSNLSALWILVANGWMQHPTGSRFNSETMRMEITDFMAVLFNPVAQAKFVHTVSAGYVCASVFVLGISAWYLLKGKWVAVAKRSFTVAAAFGLASSLSVVVLGDESGYALTDNQKMKLASLEAMWHTEPAPAGIAIFGIPSLEGRETRYEVKIPYVLGLISTRSLTGEVSGIFELVAKAEERIEHGIQAYDAVERLKANQSDMAAREQFERSKADLGYALLLKRYVADPRTATPEQIQKAAWSTVPNVPVMFWVFRVMAGLGFFFIAFFAAAFYMASVRKFGCNNGFCRTFMRAAVWIIPLPWIAIEFGWILAEIGRQPWAIEGVLPTFLGASSLTVAQLWTTIIGFTLLYGALAVIEVRLMLAAIRKGPDGHRAPAPVVAHPSGYAPIAAE from the coding sequence ATGGATATGGCCGTGATCGAACTCTCCCGGCTGCAATTCGCTCTGACCGCGCTTTATCATTTCCTGTTCGTTCCTTTGACCCTTGGTCTTTCCTTCATGCTCGTCATCATGGAAAGCATCTATGTGATGACGGGTCGGGAGATCTGGCGGACGGTCACGCGCTTCTGGGGCAAGCTGTTCGGGATCAATTTCGTGCTGGGCGTGGCCACCGGCATCACCATGGAATTCCAGTTCGGCACCAACTGGTCCTATTTTTCGCACTATGTCGGCGACATTTTCGGCGCACCGCTCGCCATCGAAGGGCTGATGGCCTTCTTCCTCGAAGCGACCTTCGTCGGCCTCATGTTCTTCGGGTGGGACAAGCTGTCGAAGCTGGGGCATCTGCTTACCACCTTCATGGTCGCGCTCGGATCGAACCTGTCGGCGCTCTGGATTCTCGTCGCCAATGGCTGGATGCAGCATCCCACCGGATCGCGCTTCAATTCCGAGACGATGCGGATGGAGATCACCGACTTCATGGCGGTCCTGTTCAACCCCGTCGCGCAGGCGAAATTCGTCCATACCGTGAGCGCGGGCTATGTTTGCGCCTCGGTCTTCGTGCTGGGCATCTCGGCCTGGTATCTGCTCAAGGGCAAATGGGTCGCAGTCGCCAAGCGCAGCTTCACCGTGGCGGCCGCGTTCGGCCTCGCCTCGTCGCTCTCGGTCGTCGTGCTGGGCGACGAAAGCGGTTACGCGCTGACCGACAACCAGAAGATGAAATTGGCGTCACTTGAGGCAATGTGGCACACCGAACCTGCGCCCGCGGGGATAGCGATCTTCGGCATTCCAAGCCTGGAAGGGCGCGAAACCCGCTATGAAGTGAAGATCCCCTATGTGCTGGGCCTGATCTCGACGCGCAGCCTTACCGGCGAGGTTTCGGGCATCTTCGAACTGGTCGCCAAGGCGGAGGAGCGCATCGAACATGGTATCCAGGCCTATGACGCCGTGGAGCGGCTGAAGGCCAATCAGAGCGACATGGCCGCGCGCGAGCAGTTCGAGCGGAGCAAGGCCGATCTCGGCTATGCGCTGCTCCTGAAGCGCTATGTCGCCGATCCGCGCACCGCGACCCCCGAACAGATTCAGAAGGCGGCCTGGTCCACCGTGCCCAACGTGCCGGTCATGTTCTGGGTGTTCCGGGTGATGGCAGGGCTCGGCTTCTTCTTCATCGCCTTCTTCGCGGCGGCATTCTACATGGCCTCGGTCCGCAAGTTCGGCTGCAACAACGGCTTTTGCCGCACCTTCATGCGGGCAGCCGTGTGGATCATCCCGCTGCCATGGATCGCTATCGAATTTGGCTGGATACTTGCCGAAATCGGCCGCCAGCCCTGGGCCATCGAAGGCGTTCTGCCGACCTTCCTGGGTGCATCCAGCCTGACCGTTGCGCAGCTATGGACCACGATCATCGGCTTCACGCTTCTTTACGGCGCGCTGGCGGTCATCGAAGTTCGCCTGATGCTGGCGGCGATCCGCAAGGGGCCGGACGGGCATCGCGCGCCCGCGCCGGTGGTGGCGCACCCCAGCGGCTACGCACCCATTGCCGCCGAATGA
- the trxC gene encoding thioredoxin TrxC, whose product MSESQLVICPVCASINRVPTAKSGFAPNCGRCSMPLFQGQPVDVDGAAFDRHVGRGSLPVLVDFWASWCGPCRAMAPAFKAAAAELEPKVRLLKVDTEAEQGVAGRYGIRSIPTMILFKDGREIARQAGAMDRARIVGWARHLLTTA is encoded by the coding sequence ATGTCCGAGTCCCAGCTTGTGATTTGCCCGGTATGCGCGAGCATCAACCGGGTTCCGACTGCGAAGTCCGGCTTCGCGCCCAATTGCGGGCGATGCTCGATGCCGCTCTTCCAGGGCCAGCCCGTCGATGTCGACGGAGCCGCATTCGATCGCCATGTCGGTCGCGGAAGCCTCCCTGTTCTTGTGGATTTCTGGGCGAGCTGGTGCGGGCCATGTCGCGCGATGGCGCCGGCGTTCAAGGCCGCTGCCGCCGAACTGGAGCCAAAGGTACGGCTGCTGAAGGTCGATACCGAGGCCGAGCAAGGCGTTGCGGGACGTTATGGCATACGCTCTATCCCAACGATGATCCTGTTCAAGGACGGTCGAGAGATCGCGCGCCAGGCCGGCGCGATGGACCGCGCGCGAATCGTCGGATGGGCAAGGCACCTTCTCACCACCGCCTGA
- a CDS encoding peroxiredoxin produces MGDMSLSDYRGRWVVLFSHPADFTPVCTSEFVALSRASDRFKALNCELVAISVDSLYSHLGWIRAIHHHFGVKVSFPIVEDPSLVIGRAYGMLAEDAPDAATLRSTFFIDPEGIIRAMLCYPATIGRSVDELLRVLAALQRVDSDNVVTPEGWHPGDDVLLPPYQDQASALDAAGETCWFHRTLPDKQKEAGK; encoded by the coding sequence ATGGGAGATATGAGCCTGTCCGATTATCGTGGCCGCTGGGTGGTGCTGTTCTCGCATCCCGCGGACTTCACGCCGGTCTGCACCAGCGAATTCGTCGCGCTCTCGCGCGCCAGCGATCGGTTCAAAGCGTTGAACTGCGAGTTGGTCGCGATCTCGGTCGATAGCCTCTATTCGCATCTGGGGTGGATACGCGCGATTCATCACCATTTCGGCGTCAAGGTCAGTTTTCCGATCGTCGAAGATCCGTCGCTGGTGATCGGTCGTGCTTATGGGATGCTTGCGGAAGATGCACCCGACGCGGCGACGCTGCGTTCGACATTCTTCATCGACCCCGAGGGCATTATTCGCGCGATGCTCTGCTATCCGGCCACAATCGGGCGGTCGGTTGACGAACTTCTGCGCGTGCTGGCAGCGCTGCAACGGGTCGATAGCGACAATGTGGTGACACCCGAAGGTTGGCACCCCGGCGATGACGTGCTGCTCCCGCCCTATCAGGATCAGGCTTCGGCGCTCGATGCGGCAGGCGAGACCTGCTGGTTCCATCGAACCTTGCCCGACAAACAAAAAGAGGCAGGTAAGTGA
- a CDS encoding TonB-dependent receptor has product MTPLLFAAHRAAPLARASAGAAAFKTRLIPGIAFPALVAVLACCPFSTAHAQDGAVLPEIDVDSASETAPTVAGERISSARLRNRQTGSSDTAAILQSVPGVSGFGAGGFSTLPVIRGLEAQRLTVLVDGVTIASACPNDMNPPLSYTDPQTVGAIDVITGVSPVSYGGDSIGGIIRVESTPPRFADQGETLLTGEVSTFYRSNGDGFGGSLSLTAANDKLSLTYNGSYTQADNFKGGGSLGAVRSSEYAKTDHSLNLAAQVGSGLLELKGGYHFSPYEGFPNQYMDMTSNRSWFLNGHYAGVFDWGNLDVRANWRDTDHAMNFLADKGGTATGGMPMNTEVHSAGYAVQADILLGNAGTLRLGNEFQHQWLNDYWPPVAGNMMMGPNAFINVNGANRDRLGTFLEWEKRWDRGLTIVAGIRNDQVWMNSGTVAPYGTGMMQMADVMAAAAFNAADRKRHDSNWSGTLLARYALSGHAEIEVGYARKVRSPNIYERYSWGRGGMASRMIGWFGDGNGYVGNLALRPEKADTLSAALLIHNGGKDGWSLKIAPYYTHVDDYIDAVKLADFTDMMGQPTAFDQLQFFNQKAEIYGIDLSGAVPLWSSSSAGTARLTARASWLHGQNLTDHGPLYHQMPFNAALGLEHRIGGLETRIDLTIASEKDRVDPTRNEPRTGSYALLDVQLAYRIDNVRLTLGADNLFDKAYFAPLGGMSLGDLKATGVLRPVSGRGRSINAGVTLSF; this is encoded by the coding sequence ATGACTCCTCTGCTTTTTGCCGCGCACCGCGCGGCACCCTTGGCGCGTGCCTCCGCCGGCGCGGCCGCATTTAAGACCCGTCTGATCCCTGGCATTGCCTTTCCCGCCTTAGTAGCTGTGCTGGCATGCTGCCCGTTCTCGACGGCCCATGCACAGGATGGGGCCGTGCTACCTGAGATCGACGTGGATTCAGCGAGCGAGACGGCGCCGACGGTAGCGGGCGAAAGGATTTCCTCCGCACGGCTCCGTAATCGTCAGACCGGCTCAAGCGACACGGCGGCGATCCTGCAGAGCGTGCCAGGTGTAAGCGGCTTCGGCGCAGGGGGCTTTTCCACCCTGCCGGTGATCCGCGGTCTGGAAGCGCAGCGATTGACCGTTCTCGTCGATGGCGTAACAATCGCCTCAGCGTGTCCGAACGACATGAATCCCCCGTTGTCCTATACCGATCCGCAGACCGTGGGGGCAATCGACGTCATAACGGGTGTTTCGCCAGTCAGCTATGGCGGCGACAGCATCGGGGGCATCATCCGCGTCGAGAGCACGCCGCCACGGTTCGCGGATCAGGGAGAAACGCTGCTGACTGGCGAAGTCTCGACCTTCTATCGAAGCAACGGCGACGGCTTCGGAGGTTCGCTGTCGCTGACCGCGGCGAACGACAAGCTCAGCCTGACCTACAATGGCTCCTATACCCAGGCTGACAATTTCAAGGGCGGCGGATCGCTGGGCGCCGTGCGGTCGAGCGAATATGCAAAGACCGATCACAGCCTGAACCTGGCCGCGCAGGTCGGCAGCGGCCTATTGGAGCTGAAGGGCGGCTATCATTTCTCGCCTTATGAGGGCTTCCCCAATCAATATATGGACATGACCTCCAACAGGTCCTGGTTCCTGAACGGACATTATGCGGGCGTCTTCGATTGGGGCAACCTCGATGTCCGGGCGAACTGGCGCGACACCGACCACGCCATGAATTTCCTCGCAGACAAGGGCGGGACGGCCACCGGCGGGATGCCGATGAACACGGAGGTCCACAGCGCGGGATATGCGGTGCAGGCGGATATCCTGCTGGGCAATGCTGGCACGCTGCGCCTCGGCAACGAATTCCAGCATCAATGGCTAAACGACTACTGGCCGCCGGTCGCGGGCAATATGATGATGGGGCCAAATGCGTTCATCAACGTCAACGGCGCCAATCGCGATCGCCTCGGCACGTTCCTCGAATGGGAAAAACGTTGGGATCGTGGCCTCACCATCGTCGCCGGCATCCGCAACGATCAGGTCTGGATGAATAGCGGGACCGTCGCGCCCTATGGCACCGGTATGATGCAGATGGCCGACGTCATGGCGGCTGCGGCGTTCAATGCGGCCGACCGTAAGCGGCACGACAGCAATTGGAGCGGCACGCTCCTTGCTCGCTACGCGCTGTCCGGCCATGCGGAAATCGAGGTAGGCTATGCCCGCAAGGTGCGCTCGCCCAATATTTACGAGCGTTATAGCTGGGGCCGCGGCGGCATGGCGAGCCGCATGATCGGGTGGTTCGGCGACGGGAACGGCTATGTCGGCAACCTCGCGCTTCGCCCGGAAAAGGCGGATACGCTGAGCGCCGCGCTATTGATCCACAACGGCGGCAAGGATGGCTGGTCGTTGAAGATCGCACCCTATTACACCCATGTTGATGATTATATCGACGCCGTGAAGCTGGCGGATTTCACGGACATGATGGGACAGCCCACCGCGTTCGACCAGTTGCAATTCTTCAACCAGAAGGCGGAAATCTACGGTATCGACCTGTCGGGCGCCGTGCCGCTCTGGTCATCATCCTCGGCGGGCACCGCGCGTCTGACCGCGCGCGCGAGCTGGCTACATGGGCAAAACCTGACGGACCATGGACCGCTCTATCACCAGATGCCGTTCAACGCCGCGCTGGGGCTGGAACATCGGATCGGCGGTCTCGAAACCCGGATCGACCTGACCATTGCCAGCGAGAAGGATCGCGTCGATCCTACCCGCAATGAACCGCGGACGGGAAGCTATGCGCTGCTTGACGTCCAGCTTGCCTATCGCATCGACAATGTACGGCTGACGCTTGGCGCGGACAATCTGTTCGACAAGGCCTATTTCGCTCCGCTCGGCGGCATGTCGCTCGGGGACCTGAAGGCGACCGGAGTCCTGCGCCCCGTCTCGGGCCGCGGACGCTCGATCAATGCGGGCGTCACGCTCTCATTCTGA
- the cydD gene encoding thiol reductant ABC exporter subunit CydD — MINRFHSQAPVLFWIADSGAAILMAVALATGVTAMAQDEHGNLLLAAGGLIAATLLRAGIQIGATDTGEAVAVAAKTNWRQRIYAQVLIAAPGDRRMLGETVADAVDRIEDLGGFHARFLPLRRAAVLSPLFIAIAAAFASWVAGAIMLATLLPFGLGMALAGTAAARASARQLDALSRLSGLFVDRVRALPVIVGFGAQERIGRHLADATREVAARTIDVLKVAFVSSAVIEFFAALSVALVALYCGFNLLGLLPFPVPEKLTLGEALFVLVLAPEFYLPMRRLAAAYHDKQVGEAAVERLESIAPPSAPASKSLIVGPPALRFDGVVIDYGETTIGPFTLDVAAGTSLALRGSTGIGKSSLLHALLGLAPIGRGRILVDGQDAANVALPGNIGWVGQSVAFIPGTLVDNIRLARPEADDAAVGAAARRAGLGPLIAARGAGLTLQLDHRGSGLSGGERRRVGIARVLLKDAPLWLLDEPTADLDARSAADIAGILASAARGRTVLMVTHSAELAASADREMVLV; from the coding sequence ATGATCAACCGATTTCACAGCCAGGCTCCGGTCCTCTTCTGGATCGCCGATAGCGGCGCAGCCATCCTCATGGCGGTGGCCCTGGCCACCGGCGTAACAGCAATGGCGCAGGACGAGCATGGCAATCTGCTGCTCGCCGCGGGCGGATTGATTGCGGCCACCCTGCTTCGCGCCGGGATACAGATCGGAGCAACCGACACCGGCGAGGCCGTGGCCGTGGCAGCCAAGACAAACTGGCGACAACGGATTTACGCCCAAGTGCTTATCGCGGCGCCGGGCGATCGCCGGATGCTGGGCGAAACGGTCGCCGATGCCGTCGATCGTATCGAGGACCTGGGCGGCTTCCATGCCCGCTTCCTGCCGCTGCGCCGCGCGGCAGTCCTGTCGCCGCTTTTCATCGCGATTGCGGCAGCCTTCGCAAGTTGGGTCGCCGGCGCAATCATGCTCGCTACCCTCTTGCCCTTCGGTCTGGGCATGGCGCTTGCCGGGACGGCCGCGGCGCGCGCCTCCGCCCGCCAGCTCGACGCGCTAAGCCGATTGTCGGGCCTGTTCGTCGATCGCGTGCGCGCGCTCCCGGTGATCGTCGGCTTCGGTGCACAGGAGCGCATCGGCCGTCATCTTGCCGACGCGACGCGCGAGGTCGCAGCGCGCACGATCGACGTGCTGAAAGTTGCTTTCGTGTCGAGCGCGGTGATCGAATTCTTCGCGGCCCTGTCGGTGGCGCTGGTCGCGCTCTATTGCGGCTTCAATCTGCTGGGGCTGCTACCGTTTCCGGTGCCCGAAAAGCTGACGCTGGGCGAAGCGCTGTTCGTCCTCGTCCTTGCGCCTGAATTCTATCTCCCCATGCGCCGCCTCGCTGCCGCCTATCATGACAAGCAAGTTGGAGAGGCAGCTGTCGAACGTCTGGAAAGCATCGCTCCCCCGTCTGCGCCTGCCTCGAAAAGCCTGATCGTAGGCCCGCCCGCGTTGCGTTTCGATGGCGTGGTCATCGACTATGGCGAGACGACGATCGGCCCTTTCACGCTGGATGTGGCGGCAGGCACCAGTCTCGCATTGCGAGGGAGCACGGGAATTGGCAAATCGAGCCTTCTCCACGCCTTGCTGGGACTTGCCCCTATCGGCAGGGGACGCATTCTCGTCGACGGCCAGGACGCGGCCAATGTTGCGCTACCAGGCAACATTGGCTGGGTTGGGCAATCGGTTGCCTTCATCCCGGGCACGCTCGTCGACAATATCCGGCTCGCGCGGCCCGAGGCCGATGACGCGGCGGTTGGCGCCGCCGCGCGCCGTGCCGGCCTTGGCCCTCTGATCGCGGCGCGAGGCGCAGGCTTGACCTTGCAACTCGACCATCGCGGATCGGGCCTTTCGGGAGGGGAGCGTCGGCGGGTCGGCATCGCGCGCGTCCTTTTGAAGGACGCGCCGCTCTGGCTGCTCGACGAACCGACCGCGGATCTCGATGCGCGATCGGCGGCCGATATTGCCGGGATATTGGCATCGGCCGCTCGAGGGCGCACCGTCCTCATGGTGACGCACAGCGCCGAACTGGCCGCGAGCGCCGACCGCGAAATGGTGCTTGTGTGA
- a CDS encoding ArsR/SmtB family transcription factor encodes MTTFTDTQLDEITDVLKALAHEVRLKLMRTLLENGEKSVGELETMTGIGQPGLSQQLAILRKADLVQTRRDAKLVFYSLAPNTLEGTAKLLCALAGVSAKEVQPAAKTADSRARGSAATFAKIL; translated from the coding sequence GTGACGACCTTCACCGATACGCAACTCGACGAGATCACCGATGTTCTCAAGGCGCTGGCCCATGAGGTCCGGCTGAAACTCATGCGCACGCTGCTCGAAAATGGCGAGAAGTCGGTGGGCGAGCTCGAAACCATGACCGGCATCGGCCAGCCTGGACTGTCGCAGCAACTTGCCATCCTGCGCAAGGCAGACCTGGTCCAGACACGCCGCGACGCCAAGCTCGTCTTCTACAGCCTCGCGCCGAATACGCTCGAAGGCACGGCGAAGCTGCTCTGTGCTCTCGCGGGAGTTTCCGCGAAGGAGGTGCAGCCCGCGGCAAAGACTGCCGACTCGCGGGCACGGGGATCGGCTGCGACCTTCGCCAAGATCTTGTAA
- the cydX gene encoding cytochrome bd-I oxidase subunit CydX: MWYFSWILGVGLAVGFSILNGLWHEFHSDPDDDAAS, translated from the coding sequence ATGTGGTATTTCAGTTGGATCCTCGGTGTTGGCCTCGCGGTCGGGTTCAGCATCCTCAATGGCCTGTGGCACGAGTTCCATTCCGATCCCGATGACGATGCGGCAAGTTGA
- a CDS encoding energy transducer TonB family protein: MLAVLDGNLSGLMMSSAPRREVSSFNLSTLSPMASSEPRARPREIERPPASQAGRAVIGEQAIGKATSRPTPLSLPVPVPPTVWPLPSSPSQAKPLPEQSDVVPVQAPDDKKASALAAYQSQIWARIAARKPVGLHLSGVAMVRFVVGREGELVSVELSSSSGNTALDRLALRTVRNASPFAAPPMYVERDQLIFTIPFSFH, translated from the coding sequence ATGCTGGCAGTTCTCGATGGCAATCTCTCAGGCTTAATGATGTCATCGGCGCCGCGCCGCGAAGTGAGCAGCTTTAACTTGTCCACTCTATCGCCAATGGCCTCATCCGAACCGCGCGCTCGGCCGCGCGAGATCGAACGTCCTCCCGCCTCGCAGGCCGGAAGGGCAGTCATTGGAGAGCAGGCGATCGGCAAGGCCACTTCGCGACCCACACCTCTGTCGCTGCCGGTCCCAGTGCCGCCGACAGTCTGGCCCTTGCCATCCTCACCATCTCAAGCCAAGCCGTTGCCGGAACAATCGGATGTCGTCCCGGTACAAGCTCCTGACGACAAGAAAGCGAGCGCGCTTGCGGCTTATCAGAGCCAGATCTGGGCGCGAATTGCGGCACGCAAGCCTGTGGGCCTGCATCTGTCCGGTGTTGCCATGGTGCGTTTCGTTGTCGGCCGTGAAGGCGAGCTGGTTTCAGTCGAGCTTTCGTCATCCAGTGGAAACACCGCCCTGGATCGGTTGGCGCTCCGCACGGTGCGCAACGCCAGTCCCTTTGCAGCGCCTCCTATGTACGTGGAAAGGGATCAGCTGATCTTCACGATACCCTTCAGTTTTCACTGA
- the cydB gene encoding cytochrome d ubiquinol oxidase subunit II → MAPPIDYETLRLIWWLLMGALLIGFTLTDGFDLGTAALLPFVAKTDAERRMVINSIGATWEGNQVWFILGGGAIFAAWPFVYAISFSGFYLAMFLVLAALILRPVGFKYRSKKPDAAWRSRWDWALFIGGFVPALVFGVAVGNVLTGIPFRLDSDLRAFYEGGLLGLFHPFSLVAGLLSVAMIVLHGASWLAIKIERGAVHDRARTFGQIAAAASILLFAAGGVMIATMGYGFRLSDTVDPAGPSNPLLSGTIAAPGAWLDNYSKHLWMLIAPIIGFAGPVLAWIGIRKEREILAFGGSSLGAVGIIATVGLSMFPFILPSSIDPASSLTVWNASSSHVTLFIMLAVTVIFLPIVLLYTAWVYKVLFGRITLRDVETNPDYY, encoded by the coding sequence ATGGCACCTCCGATCGACTATGAAACGCTCCGGCTGATCTGGTGGCTCCTGATGGGCGCCCTCCTGATCGGCTTCACCCTGACCGACGGTTTCGATCTGGGCACCGCCGCCCTCCTGCCCTTCGTCGCGAAGACTGACGCCGAACGCCGCATGGTCATCAACTCGATCGGCGCGACATGGGAGGGGAACCAAGTCTGGTTCATCCTCGGCGGCGGGGCGATCTTTGCGGCCTGGCCGTTTGTCTATGCGATCAGCTTTTCCGGCTTCTACCTTGCGATGTTCCTCGTCCTCGCCGCACTGATCCTGCGGCCCGTGGGCTTCAAATATCGCTCGAAAAAGCCTGATGCGGCATGGCGCTCACGCTGGGATTGGGCATTGTTCATCGGCGGTTTCGTCCCCGCGCTGGTGTTCGGGGTCGCGGTCGGCAATGTCCTGACCGGCATTCCCTTCCGCCTCGATAGCGATCTGCGCGCTTTCTACGAGGGGGGGCTGCTCGGTCTGTTCCATCCCTTCTCGCTGGTCGCGGGACTGCTGTCGGTGGCGATGATCGTGCTGCACGGCGCGAGCTGGCTTGCGATCAAGATCGAGCGCGGCGCTGTTCATGATCGCGCGCGCACCTTCGGCCAGATTGCGGCCGCCGCCTCCATCCTGCTCTTCGCGGCTGGAGGCGTGATGATCGCAACCATGGGCTATGGCTTCCGTTTGAGCGATACGGTCGATCCCGCCGGCCCTTCCAATCCGCTGCTCTCGGGAACGATCGCGGCACCTGGGGCGTGGCTTGACAACTACAGCAAGCATCTCTGGATGCTGATTGCGCCCATCATCGGCTTCGCAGGGCCGGTGCTGGCATGGATTGGTATTCGCAAGGAACGAGAAATCCTCGCCTTCGGCGGTTCGTCGCTCGGCGCGGTCGGCATCATCGCGACTGTGGGCCTCTCGATGTTCCCCTTCATCCTGCCCAGTTCGATCGACCCCGCCTCAAGCCTGACCGTGTGGAACGCCTCGTCCAGCCATGTGACGCTGTTCATCATGCTGGCAGTGACGGTCATCTTCCTGCCGATCGTGCTGCTCTACACGGCATGGGTCTATAAGGTGCTGTTCGGTCGGATCACCTTGCGCGACGTCGAAACCAACCCCGACTATTACTGA
- a CDS encoding amino acid ABC transporter ATP-binding/permease protein, translated as MSRADMDRLLAEAIGPERCSFRIAGLLAAAATIAAVLLLGLSGWFISGAALAGLGGVLAAQGFNYLVPSAMIRLLAIVRTTARYGERLYGHRAALMALATVRARLFDRILAARDVRAVSAGDAVTRLVQDIGALEDSLVRKPALPAALAGAAIGLALVWLASPWASLILLVLLSGLAAWAHLAAPRLLAIAATDMAAALARLKAGMVDYTSASPEILAYDLVPAIERKLAVDTAELDRARRRFARGEAIIDAGLTLGAGIAMGAVLAISNTSLPMTVLAVLASAGAVEALSGYVRGVSRGALITAALARLEEMSGQIDKPVPAEVASAPIGRTIALDGNGVHVRLEAGERLGIAGQSGSGKTSLLETLAGIRPPDRDPGIHLDGQPIALLPPAAVRAAFALSPQDAQLLSGTVRDNLRVARAGLSDEQLWAALEVACLLVDVRAMPHGLDQWVGDGGARLSGGQRKRLSIARAVLAGRPWLLLDEPSEGLDMVTEARLARQLDAWLRETKTGLVVVSHRRELLALAGEKHIINLSLTNIPG; from the coding sequence GTGAGCCGCGCCGATATGGACCGGTTGCTGGCCGAAGCCATCGGCCCTGAGCGCTGCTCTTTCCGTATCGCGGGTCTGCTCGCCGCCGCCGCGACGATCGCCGCGGTGCTGCTGCTGGGCCTGTCGGGATGGTTCATCAGCGGCGCGGCGCTTGCCGGCCTTGGCGGCGTCCTGGCCGCGCAGGGCTTCAACTATCTCGTGCCGAGCGCGATGATCCGACTGCTCGCGATCGTCCGCACGACAGCGCGCTATGGTGAACGCCTCTATGGGCACCGCGCCGCATTGATGGCACTCGCCACTGTCCGCGCGCGCCTGTTCGACCGCATCCTGGCGGCACGTGACGTGCGGGCCGTATCGGCGGGCGATGCGGTGACGCGGCTCGTTCAGGACATCGGCGCGCTCGAAGATAGTCTGGTCCGTAAACCCGCGCTTCCTGCTGCCCTGGCCGGTGCCGCCATAGGTCTTGCTCTGGTATGGCTCGCCAGTCCCTGGGCCAGTCTGATCTTGCTGGTGCTGCTCTCCGGCCTCGCCGCTTGGGCGCATCTCGCAGCGCCCCGGCTACTCGCGATCGCCGCAACCGACATGGCGGCGGCGTTGGCGCGGCTCAAAGCCGGCATGGTCGACTACACGTCAGCCTCGCCCGAAATCCTGGCCTATGACTTGGTCCCCGCGATCGAACGGAAGCTTGCTGTCGACACGGCCGAGCTGGACCGGGCGCGGCGCCGCTTCGCGCGTGGGGAAGCGATCATCGACGCCGGGCTAACCCTTGGCGCGGGCATCGCCATGGGCGCCGTCCTTGCCATCTCGAACACCTCCTTGCCCATGACGGTGCTCGCCGTGCTGGCGTCGGCGGGCGCGGTCGAGGCTCTTTCCGGCTATGTTCGGGGTGTGTCGCGGGGCGCACTGATCACAGCCGCCCTCGCGCGATTGGAGGAAATGTCGGGCCAGATTGACAAGCCTGTTCCGGCAGAGGTGGCATCCGCGCCGATCGGGCGGACCATCGCGCTGGATGGCAATGGTGTGCATGTGCGGCTCGAAGCTGGCGAGCGCCTGGGGATTGCGGGACAGTCCGGCAGCGGCAAGACCAGCCTTCTCGAAACGCTCGCCGGGATTCGCCCCCCGGATCGGGATCCTGGCATTCACCTTGATGGCCAGCCTATCGCCTTGCTACCGCCCGCAGCGGTGCGAGCGGCCTTCGCGCTCTCGCCGCAGGATGCCCAACTCCTGTCGGGAACGGTGCGTGACAATCTGCGTGTCGCCCGCGCGGGCCTCAGCGACGAACAGCTTTGGGCAGCGCTGGAAGTGGCTTGCCTCCTGGTCGATGTGCGCGCGATGCCGCATGGGCTAGACCAATGGGTCGGCGACGGCGGGGCGCGCCTGTCCGGGGGGCAGCGCAAGCGGCTTTCGATCGCCCGCGCCGTCCTGGCCGGGAGGCCATGGCTCTTGCTCGACGAGCCGAGCGAAGGCCTCGATATGGTTACGGAAGCGCGGCTTGCGCGCCAGCTCGACGCCTGGCTTCGCGAAACAAAAACCGGGCTTGTCGTCGTCAGCCATCGGCGTGAACTCCTGGCCCTTGCAGGCGAGAAGCACATTATCAATCTTAGCTTGACGAACATTCCAGGCTAG